A single Apodemus sylvaticus chromosome 20, mApoSyl1.1, whole genome shotgun sequence DNA region contains:
- the LOC127670564 gene encoding zinc finger protein 14-like — protein sequence MALCRQMWLEEYRRVPHMDPQEAEKARCCGKTPLLPTLYTTKKAAPKALGVFFSNTWLLQIGSGLFREENRFIPEQVTETCPFGCNPAGKGCPVRMSPRHEVELLQALQRGQDPVTFEDVAVNFSLGEWALLDSYQKKLYRDVMMETFMNLISIGKTEEESMDVDYPKLQRNPRIQVVEKFCDYEHGSQCGKTHQQMTELTVNGESHLAVTVYENSVNVKDISGHSSSDVLLRGQNEEKPYRCQELMEKAIKHEKCWKDVICSESFQTLGKAPATENICENKQTNESYRNLTSHQDFQRTHTGDELHECGRFEETLKGESYIQIYERIHTGEKPFECKQCGEAFVNSSHLTKHQRIHAREKTYSCRHCGETFLYSMARHNHEKTHKRERSFICKHCGKACIHSYQLLQHERRHTREKRYTCDQCGKAFRRSSNLHKHERIHSEKKLFACKHCGKAFISAGNCYNHERIHTAEKTYVCKQCGKGFILSSYLRKHERIHTGEKPYTCKYCGKAFTHSSAHYRHEKIHTREKPYVCVECGQAFTFSKSLQIHERTHTTREKFYRCNECGKVFTYFLYLRRHERSHNGKKPIG from the exons GTGGGAAAACCCCACTGTTGCCCACTCTATACACCACCAAGAAAGCTGCTCCAAAAGCCCTGGGCGTATTTTTCTCAAATACATGGTTACTCCAGATTGGATCAGGTTTATTCCGGGAGGAAAACAGGTTTATCCCAGAACAAGTAACGGAAACCTGTCCGTTTGGCTGTAACCCAGCAGGAAAAGGAT GTCCTGTCAGGATGAGTCCGCGTCACGAAGTTGAGCTGCTGCAGGCATTGCAGCGTGGGCAG GATCCAGTGACCTTTGAGGACGTGGCTGTGAACTTCAGTCTAGGAGAGTGGGCTCTGCTAGATTCTTACCAAAAGAAGCTCTACAGAGACGTGATGATGGAGACCTTTATGAACCTGATCTCCATAG ggaagacagaggaagaaagtaTGGATGTGGACTACCCAAAGCTCCAGAGAAACCCGAG aattcaAGTGGTTGAGAAATTCTGTGACTATGAACATGGTAGTCAGTGTGGAAAGACCCACCAACAGATGACAGAGCTTACTGTTAATGGGGAGAGTCATCTTGCAGTCACAGTCTATGAAAACAGTGTGAACGTAAAAGACATCAGTGGTCACTCATCCTCAGATGTGCTCCTTAGAGGCCAAAATGAAGAGAAACCATACAGATGTCAGGAACTCATGGAAAAGGCCATCAAACATGAAAAATGTTGGAAAGATGTTATTTGTTCTGAATCCTTTCAGACACTTGGGAAGGCTCCTGCTACAGAGAACATTTGTGAAAATAAACAGACCAATGAATCTTACAGGAATCTCACTTCTCATCAAGATTTTCAGAGAACTCACACTGGAGATGAGCTACATGAGTGTGGACGATTTGAGGAAACCTTAAAGGGAGAAagttatattcaaatatatgaaaggatccatactggagaaaaaccattTGAGTGTAAGCAGTGTGGAGAAGCCTTTGTTAATTCCAGTCACTTGACCAAACATCAGAGAATTCATGCAAGAGAGAAAACATACTCATGTAGACATTGTGGTGAAACTTTCCTGTATTCCATGGCCCGTCATAATCATGAAAAAACTCACAAAAGAGAACGGAGTTTTATATGTAAACATTGTGGGAAAGCATGCATTCATTCTTATCAGCTTCTTCAGCATGAAAGACGTCACACTCGAGAGAAGCGTTATACATGTGATCAATGTGGCAAAGCATTTAGACGGTCCTCAAACCTTCACAAGCATGAAAGAATTCACAGTGAAAAGAAGCTTTTTGCATGTAAACATTGTGGGAAGGCCTTTATAAGTGCAGGCAACTGTTACAACCACGAACGAATTCACACAGCAGAGAAAACCTATGTTTGCAAGCAGTGTGGGAAAGGATTTATACTTTCCTCATACCTTCGAAAACATGAAagaattcacactggagagaagccctatacatgtaaatattgtgGGAAAGCCTTCACCCATTCTAGTGCTCATTACAGGCATGAAAAAATTCACACTAGAGAGAAACCATATGTATGTGTAGAGTGTGGGCAGGCATTCACTTTTTCCAAGTCCCTTCAAATACATGAAAGAACTCATACTACTAGAGAGAAATTCTACAGGTGTAACGAGTGTGGGAAAGTGTTCACATATTTCCTATACCTTCGAAGGCATGAAAGATCTCACAATGGAAAGAAACCCATTGGGTAG